In a single window of the Limnochorda sp. L945t genome:
- a CDS encoding BadF/BadG/BcrA/BcrD ATPase family protein, which yields MGATEGAWVLGVDGGASSTRAAVADLEGRVLARAAAGPSNHVRGEAGRLRLRKALEGAVGGALAHLVSEGAGSRLECLQAVTLGMTGVNPGTPEAGRVVEELLPLLPSRALEAGLRARIEVVSDARTALEGATEGEPGILVYAGTGSVAMGRNAGGAIARAGGWGYLVDDQGGGYTIGRHALRAVFRAADGRGPETRLTSLLLEHFQVEDLDELVRVVYTNDGLDRPAVARLARLVARAAQEGDEAALAIYRHAAGELAGLAAAVARRLEMAAPAVYHSGGVFAAGRPVLEPFERAVRTALAGSRVWPARNSPLVGALLMAYRQLGHPITPDLASRLRAQLDAPGSA from the coding sequence ATGGGTGCAACCGAAGGTGCGTGGGTGCTCGGTGTAGACGGGGGCGCCTCGTCGACGCGGGCGGCGGTGGCCGACCTCGAGGGCCGCGTGCTGGCCAGGGCGGCGGCCGGCCCATCCAACCACGTGCGCGGCGAGGCCGGCCGGCTGCGGCTGCGCAAGGCCCTGGAGGGCGCGGTGGGAGGGGCGCTGGCGCACCTCGTCTCCGAGGGCGCGGGCTCTCGGCTGGAGTGCTTGCAGGCCGTTACTCTGGGCATGACCGGTGTCAACCCCGGGACCCCGGAGGCCGGGAGGGTGGTCGAGGAGCTCCTGCCTCTCCTGCCGTCGAGGGCGCTCGAGGCGGGCCTGCGCGCCCGGATCGAGGTGGTATCGGACGCCCGGACGGCTCTCGAGGGCGCCACCGAGGGCGAGCCGGGCATCCTCGTCTACGCCGGGACCGGTTCGGTCGCCATGGGGCGTAACGCAGGCGGTGCCATCGCCAGGGCCGGGGGATGGGGGTACCTCGTCGACGACCAGGGAGGCGGCTACACCATCGGCCGGCACGCCCTGCGGGCGGTCTTCCGGGCGGCCGACGGGCGAGGCCCCGAGACCCGGCTGACCTCGCTGTTGCTCGAGCACTTCCAGGTGGAGGATCTCGACGAGCTGGTCCGGGTCGTGTACACCAACGACGGCCTGGACCGCCCGGCGGTCGCGAGGCTGGCCCGGCTCGTGGCCCGAGCGGCGCAGGAGGGCGACGAGGCGGCCCTGGCCATTTACCGGCACGCTGCCGGGGAGCTGGCGGGGCTGGCGGCGGCCGTCGCCCGGCGCCTCGAGATGGCGGCGCCGGCCGTCTACCACTCGGGCGGCGTGTTCGCCGCGGGGCGGCCGGTGTTGGAGCCCTTCGAGCGGGCCGTGCGGACCGCGCTTGCGGGGTCGAGGGTATGGCCGGCCCGCAATTCCCCGCTGGTCGGGGCGCTTCTCATGGCGTACCGGCAATTGGGTCATCCGATCACGCCCGATCTCGCCTCCCGGCTCCGGGCGCAGCTCGATGCTCCCGGCAGTGCTTGA
- a CDS encoding CDP-alcohol phosphatidyltransferase family protein, with protein MAKIGRPAASRPVPGPPTPGEAGVSPGGHHGQEPPSGPVAAFLLRATHQEERLRDAMLSVLLHAFPSWVTPDHLTVLRALLSAGAVALWASGAPLRPVLGILAGAALTDFVDGPLARCRGRTGGNGGRLDQLADVVLGISLGVLALGEGLVGRALVGAMVLPEALSAAGSAFRRAPLAARPTSLARLQFVLVIVGFWVTLLGSSMRSGSVAGAGRGLLWAEAGIACVLAVLRLGGWYPQRPLG; from the coding sequence GTGGCAAAGATCGGTCGGCCCGCCGCAAGCCGCCCGGTCCCGGGGCCGCCGACCCCCGGTGAGGCTGGGGTCAGCCCTGGCGGCCACCACGGCCAGGAGCCTCCTTCGGGGCCGGTCGCAGCGTTCTTGCTGCGGGCCACGCACCAGGAGGAGCGCCTGCGCGACGCCATGCTGAGCGTGCTGTTGCACGCCTTCCCTTCCTGGGTGACTCCGGACCATCTCACCGTGCTGCGCGCCCTTCTGTCCGCGGGCGCTGTCGCACTGTGGGCGTCGGGGGCGCCGCTGCGCCCGGTGCTGGGGATCCTGGCGGGCGCTGCCCTCACCGATTTCGTCGACGGACCCCTGGCGAGATGCCGGGGAAGGACCGGGGGCAACGGAGGCCGCCTCGACCAGCTCGCGGACGTCGTGCTGGGGATCAGCCTGGGCGTGCTCGCCCTCGGCGAGGGTCTCGTCGGCCGCGCCCTGGTAGGGGCCATGGTGCTGCCCGAGGCTTTGTCCGCGGCGGGCTCGGCCTTCCGGCGGGCGCCCCTCGCCGCCCGGCCCACGAGCCTGGCGCGCCTTCAGTTCGTGCTCGTGATCGTAGGATTCTGGGTGACGCTCCTGGGCAGCAGCATGCGAAGCGGTTCGGTCGCCGGCGCCGGGCGAGGCCTGCTCTGGGCCGAGGCGGGCATTGCCTGCGTGCTTGCCGTCCTGCGCCTCGGCGGCTGGTACCCCCAGCGCCCGCTCGGGTGA
- a CDS encoding UvrD-helicase domain-containing protein — protein sequence MTPSGGRPLVDEEVRREVVEAIGSSFCVEAAAGTGKTSLLVERILHLLTSGIRASQLAAITFTELAAAELKARVRSRLEQSRHPAHRQALQEIESAQISTIHSLALAILKERPIEAGLDPGFETADPSVAAGLFEELWRLWLNEQAGTHSRAGPGETPLRLAMGAGLGLEELRGAAMALYDHRDVTLADPSAGARAAEALQRLYGALQHARDCVQEHGAELEALVKGACRTGEDELARAVSGFARALSDNPVPAPSGGAGASDEALPLAEALAWATRIGAALQKVKKPGSRLGAQKHWTRKEDLEKARELYRDVREAVEEAARSARQALAASIVAWLRGFVEWAQQEKKRRGQADFLDQLLWCRDLLRSSVAARRHFQQRWRAVLVDEFQDTDPLQAEIVFFLTEREPRAHAWRDVEVGPGRLFLVGDPKQSIYRFRRADIETYRDAASVLERQGRRATIRQNFRTVPAIARHVNAFFEAWMGGARPALAEAAAAGDADAWGRGPVFQPAYVALEPYRPDEVPPGAEWPPGAYRLLPAGSGGTGELSADETRRLEARLVAGALQHLVGEGRLQVLDGGAWRTARWRDAVVLLPVFTGIEHLESALERAGVPYRVVGGRLFYTRTEIREISLALSAVYNPSDALAVLGTLRSGFFGVSDAQLWAFHRAGGRLGGLRVDEGAARAAPRVAEALAAIGEWHRRWATGRPSQVLRGLLDESGYLAWLRRRRDAGQSVANVDKLVAQVTALEQAGTVTLGGLVRWLRARGPGGPAPAEEEDSPLTDDEESVRILTVHKAKGLEFPIVFVANLGERRSDVGSAVVDRQAGRIELRLGRSDLGIQTAGFEEAVEQEKRRLRAERVRLYYVALTRARDYLFLSGLPRDGGFWKELSDVAGQAAVDALPAVTIADGEERDEAPGGREAIAAVQREAAVSLDRQGEGPEEADDPERMARRWLERRQELLRRASQGRAIVAARSLRAPAWREDAVTGSEWAEAVQGEDVPASDAPVPAGDDDGTTLGLAFHQVMEWAAREGFPPDPGWARMKAEAAATAWRLGRGQVELLAQWVEQACRGPVGALARRSARCMAEVPFAYVDDAGTLVEGRMDLLCVLPGGGLVVVDYKTDAAPASALRKHYAAQAEAYAQAARRACGAPAGRAVDVFLYAARAGQLVVAEGAGREPAE from the coding sequence ATGACCCCGAGCGGTGGGCGCCCCCTGGTCGACGAGGAGGTCCGGCGGGAGGTCGTCGAAGCGATCGGCTCTTCCTTCTGCGTGGAGGCGGCGGCCGGCACGGGCAAGACCTCCCTGCTGGTCGAGCGCATCCTCCACCTGCTCACGAGCGGCATCCGGGCTTCCCAGCTGGCCGCCATCACTTTCACCGAGCTGGCCGCGGCCGAGCTCAAGGCTCGCGTGCGGTCGCGCCTCGAGCAGAGCAGGCATCCTGCCCACCGGCAGGCGCTGCAGGAGATCGAAAGCGCCCAGATTTCCACCATTCACTCCCTGGCCCTCGCCATCTTGAAGGAACGGCCCATCGAGGCCGGCCTGGATCCCGGCTTCGAGACGGCGGATCCATCGGTGGCCGCCGGGCTCTTCGAGGAGCTGTGGCGCCTGTGGCTCAACGAACAGGCCGGCACGCACTCGCGAGCCGGCCCCGGCGAGACCCCCCTGCGGCTGGCGATGGGCGCCGGCCTGGGTCTGGAGGAGCTTCGGGGGGCGGCAATGGCCCTCTACGACCACCGCGACGTGACCCTCGCCGACCCATCCGCCGGGGCCCGGGCCGCCGAAGCGCTGCAGCGGCTGTACGGGGCCCTGCAGCACGCCAGGGATTGCGTACAGGAGCATGGGGCCGAGCTCGAGGCGCTGGTGAAGGGAGCGTGCCGTACGGGCGAGGACGAGCTCGCCAGGGCCGTCTCGGGCTTCGCCCGGGCGCTGTCGGACAACCCCGTCCCCGCGCCTTCGGGCGGTGCAGGAGCTTCGGACGAGGCTTTGCCGTTGGCGGAGGCGCTCGCCTGGGCTACACGTATCGGGGCGGCCCTGCAAAAGGTGAAGAAGCCCGGGAGTCGCCTCGGTGCTCAGAAACATTGGACACGCAAGGAAGACCTCGAAAAGGCCCGAGAGCTCTACCGGGACGTACGGGAAGCGGTCGAGGAGGCCGCCCGCTCGGCCCGGCAAGCTCTGGCCGCGTCGATCGTGGCGTGGCTACGGGGTTTCGTCGAGTGGGCCCAGCAGGAGAAGAAGCGGCGTGGCCAGGCCGACTTCCTCGACCAGCTCTTGTGGTGCCGGGACCTGTTGCGCTCGAGCGTGGCGGCCCGCCGCCACTTCCAGCAGCGGTGGCGGGCGGTGCTGGTCGACGAGTTCCAGGACACCGACCCTCTTCAGGCGGAGATCGTCTTCTTCCTGACGGAACGGGAACCCCGGGCGCACGCCTGGCGGGACGTGGAGGTGGGGCCGGGGCGGCTTTTCCTGGTGGGCGACCCGAAGCAGTCCATCTATCGCTTCCGCCGGGCCGACATCGAGACGTACCGGGATGCGGCGTCGGTGCTGGAGCGGCAGGGACGCCGCGCGACCATCCGGCAGAACTTCCGCACGGTGCCGGCCATCGCCCGGCACGTCAACGCCTTCTTCGAAGCCTGGATGGGCGGCGCGCGGCCGGCCCTCGCCGAGGCGGCCGCCGCCGGCGACGCGGATGCCTGGGGGCGGGGTCCGGTCTTCCAGCCGGCGTACGTGGCTCTGGAGCCGTACCGCCCGGACGAGGTGCCGCCGGGAGCAGAATGGCCGCCCGGCGCGTACCGGCTGCTGCCGGCCGGCAGCGGCGGGACGGGCGAGCTTTCTGCGGACGAAACCCGCCGGCTCGAGGCGCGCCTCGTCGCCGGTGCACTTCAGCACCTGGTGGGCGAAGGAAGGCTGCAGGTCCTGGACGGCGGCGCGTGGCGAACGGCCCGCTGGCGCGACGCGGTGGTGCTCCTGCCCGTCTTCACCGGCATCGAACACCTGGAGAGCGCGCTCGAGCGGGCCGGCGTGCCGTACCGAGTCGTCGGAGGCCGCCTGTTTTACACTCGTACGGAGATCCGGGAGATCTCGCTGGCCCTTTCGGCCGTCTACAACCCCTCGGACGCGCTGGCGGTGCTCGGCACCCTGCGATCGGGCTTCTTCGGGGTGAGCGACGCGCAGCTTTGGGCCTTCCACCGGGCCGGAGGGCGCCTTGGAGGGCTCCGGGTGGACGAAGGCGCGGCCCGGGCGGCACCCCGGGTCGCGGAGGCCCTGGCGGCCATCGGGGAGTGGCACCGGCGATGGGCGACAGGCCGGCCTTCGCAGGTCCTGCGGGGGCTCCTGGACGAAAGCGGCTATCTCGCCTGGCTCCGGCGGCGTCGTGACGCCGGCCAGTCCGTCGCCAACGTGGACAAGCTGGTCGCCCAGGTGACCGCGCTGGAGCAGGCGGGGACGGTCACGCTCGGGGGGCTCGTGCGGTGGTTGCGGGCTCGGGGGCCCGGCGGGCCGGCGCCGGCCGAGGAAGAGGACTCCCCGCTGACCGACGACGAGGAGAGCGTGCGGATCCTCACGGTGCACAAGGCGAAAGGCCTGGAGTTTCCCATCGTCTTCGTGGCCAATTTGGGCGAGCGCCGCTCCGACGTGGGCTCGGCCGTGGTCGACCGGCAGGCGGGGCGGATCGAGCTGCGTCTCGGGCGCTCGGATCTGGGCATCCAGACGGCCGGCTTCGAGGAGGCGGTGGAGCAGGAGAAGCGGCGGCTCCGGGCAGAACGGGTCAGGCTCTACTACGTGGCCCTGACCCGGGCGCGGGACTACCTTTTCCTCTCGGGCCTGCCCCGAGACGGCGGCTTCTGGAAGGAGCTCTCAGACGTGGCGGGCCAGGCGGCGGTCGACGCGCTGCCGGCCGTGACCATTGCGGATGGCGAAGAGAGAGACGAGGCTCCCGGCGGGCGGGAGGCGATCGCGGCGGTGCAGAGGGAGGCGGCCGTCTCCCTGGATCGGCAGGGCGAAGGGCCGGAGGAGGCGGACGACCCCGAGCGGATGGCCCGCCGGTGGCTGGAGCGGCGGCAGGAGCTGCTCCGGCGCGCATCCCAGGGAAGGGCCATCGTGGCGGCGCGCTCGCTGCGGGCGCCGGCATGGCGGGAGGACGCCGTGACGGGCAGCGAGTGGGCAGAGGCGGTGCAGGGCGAGGACGTGCCCGCGAGCGACGCCCCGGTGCCGGCCGGGGACGACGACGGCACGACGCTCGGCCTTGCCTTCCACCAGGTGATGGAGTGGGCGGCCCGGGAAGGGTTCCCGCCGGACCCGGGGTGGGCGCGTATGAAGGCAGAGGCGGCGGCGACCGCCTGGCGGCTGGGCCGGGGGCAGGTGGAGCTGCTCGCGCAGTGGGTGGAGCAGGCATGTCGCGGCCCTGTTGGGGCCCTGGCGCGACGGAGCGCCCGGTGCATGGCCGAGGTCCCTTTCGCGTACGTGGACGACGCAGGGACCCTGGTGGAGGGGCGCATGGACCTGCTGTGTGTCTTGCCCGGGGGCGGTCTCGTGGTCGTCGACTACAAGACGGATGCCGCTCCGGCGTCCGCGCTGCGCAAACACTATGCTGCACAGGCTGAGGCGTACGCCCAGGCCGCGCGGCGAGCGTGCGGGGCGCCTGCCGGGCGGGCGGTCGACGTCTTCCTCTACGCGGCCAGGGCCGGGCAGCTGGTGGTGGCCGAAGGGGCCGGCCGCGAGCCGGCCGAATAG
- a CDS encoding N-acetylmannosamine-6-phosphate 2-epimerase, with translation MLQRLYGQLIVSCQARPDSPLHGWVFMAAMARAAEQAGAGGIRADGPEDIRAIRAVTTLPIVGIYKRRDLDPEVYITPRFEEARAVREAGADVIALDGTARPRPGGQTLPELIRRIHDELPGTLVMADISTLEEGLAAEAAGADIVCTTLSGYTPWSRRQEGPDLDLVSELVRAVRVPVIAEGRYWHPEEAAEALRRGAHSVVVGTAITNPRAIARRFVVAMQQAAKSLRESASDIQGGRHAFENCSTG, from the coding sequence ATGCTCCAACGACTTTACGGGCAACTCATCGTCTCGTGCCAGGCGAGGCCCGACTCCCCGCTGCACGGTTGGGTGTTCATGGCGGCGATGGCCAGGGCGGCAGAGCAGGCGGGCGCCGGGGGCATCCGGGCCGACGGGCCCGAGGACATCCGGGCCATCCGGGCCGTCACCACCCTTCCCATCGTCGGCATCTACAAGCGCCGGGACCTGGACCCCGAGGTCTACATCACGCCGCGCTTCGAGGAGGCCCGGGCCGTGCGGGAGGCGGGGGCCGACGTGATTGCGCTCGACGGGACGGCGAGGCCGCGGCCCGGCGGGCAGACGCTGCCCGAGCTCATCCGGCGCATTCATGACGAGCTCCCCGGGACGCTGGTGATGGCGGACATCTCGACGCTCGAGGAAGGGTTGGCGGCCGAGGCAGCAGGGGCCGATATCGTGTGCACCACGCTGTCGGGATATACTCCCTGGTCTCGCCGGCAGGAGGGTCCCGACCTCGACCTGGTCTCCGAGTTGGTACGAGCCGTCCGGGTCCCCGTCATCGCGGAGGGACGGTACTGGCATCCCGAAGAGGCGGCCGAGGCTCTGCGCAGAGGCGCTCACTCGGTGGTCGTGGGCACCGCCATCACCAACCCGAGGGCCATCGCGCGGCGCTTCGTGGTGGCCATGCAGCAAGCGGCAAAAAGCCTGCGTGAGTCCGCGTCAGACATCCAGGGGGGCCGGCATGCCTTCGAAAACTGCTCAACGGGCTGA
- a CDS encoding M48 family metallopeptidase, with protein MSAYPGLPPAILLEGRPHRIEVRVAPVRHTQVIHVNGALWVLLSGTERRSPEAVLETWLRERARAVIYRRLADLAGRHGFRYRRVFIRDQRTRWGSCSNRGNLSFNFRLIMAPPEVLDYVILHELVHLREPNHSARFWAALARLCPDYRERRRWLRRSERQLMDALGRR; from the coding sequence ATGAGCGCCTATCCCGGCCTCCCTCCGGCGATCCTGCTCGAAGGGCGACCGCACCGCATCGAGGTGCGGGTGGCACCGGTAAGGCACACGCAGGTCATCCACGTCAACGGGGCGCTCTGGGTGCTGCTCTCCGGCACGGAGCGCCGCAGCCCCGAAGCCGTGCTGGAGACGTGGCTGCGGGAGCGGGCTCGGGCCGTCATCTACCGGCGGCTGGCCGACCTGGCCGGCCGGCACGGGTTTCGCTACCGGCGGGTCTTCATCCGGGACCAGCGGACCCGGTGGGGCAGCTGCTCCAACCGTGGCAATCTGTCGTTCAACTTCCGGCTGATCATGGCGCCGCCCGAGGTGCTCGACTACGTCATCCTACACGAGCTCGTACACCTGCGGGAACCCAACCACTCGGCCCGCTTCTGGGCGGCGCTCGCCCGGCTCTGCCCGGATTACCGGGAGCGGCGGCGCTGGCTGCGGCGCAGCGAGCGCCAGCTGATGGACGCGCTCGGCCGCCGGTGA
- a CDS encoding MurR/RpiR family transcriptional regulator — MPSKTAQRAETTGAPGASLARVRAALHQLPDGERRVAQRVLEEPDRVVYLPIAELARITGVSEATVVRFCRRIGYDGYGRFKIALSRELSQPLPRLIDAIGAGDSVAEAMGKLFASFARTLEDVQALLDPEQVQQAVGLLRGARRVEIYASGVSGFAALDAEYKFSRLGLQAVARTDLHRRAPSATLVDAHTAVLAISRSGETKDVVVACEIAKRRGAALIAITTNPRSRLARLADVVLPTVGEELPPATGIPAILAQVTVTAALFVALLVSDYQGSLRHIRDTAEGLRAMLG; from the coding sequence ATGCCTTCGAAAACTGCTCAACGGGCTGAAACCACCGGCGCGCCCGGGGCCAGCCTGGCGCGCGTCCGGGCCGCGCTGCACCAGCTGCCCGACGGGGAGCGCCGGGTGGCCCAGCGCGTGCTGGAAGAGCCGGATCGCGTGGTCTACCTGCCCATCGCGGAGCTCGCCCGGATCACCGGGGTGAGCGAAGCCACGGTCGTGCGCTTTTGCCGGCGCATAGGGTACGACGGTTACGGCCGGTTCAAGATCGCGCTGTCGCGAGAGCTCTCCCAACCCCTGCCGCGCCTCATCGACGCGATCGGGGCAGGCGACTCCGTGGCAGAGGCGATGGGGAAACTGTTCGCCTCGTTTGCCCGTACCCTGGAAGACGTCCAGGCGCTCCTCGACCCCGAGCAGGTGCAGCAGGCCGTCGGCCTGCTCAGGGGGGCGCGGCGCGTGGAGATCTACGCCTCGGGCGTCTCCGGGTTCGCCGCGCTCGATGCCGAGTACAAATTCAGCCGGCTGGGCCTGCAGGCCGTTGCCCGGACGGACCTCCACAGGCGAGCCCCGTCGGCCACGTTGGTGGATGCGCACACGGCGGTACTCGCCATCAGCCGGTCGGGGGAGACCAAGGACGTGGTGGTCGCCTGCGAGATCGCCAAGCGGCGGGGCGCGGCGCTGATCGCCATCACCACCAATCCCCGCTCCCGCCTGGCGCGCCTGGCCGACGTCGTCTTGCCGACCGTGGGCGAAGAGCTTCCGCCGGCCACGGGCATTCCGGCCATCCTCGCACAGGTGACGGTCACCGCCGCCCTCTTCGTCGCGCTGCTCGTGAGCGACTACCAGGGCAGCCTGCGGCACATCCGCGACACGGCGGAAGGCCTGCGGGCCATGCTCGGCTGA
- a CDS encoding Ldh family oxidoreductase — translation MEQQQGPTRFPGAPPEPGEGTERRISAASLHEFCRAAFEKAGLDAQSAAIAASVLVKTSLWGIDTHGVALLPGYVKRLRDGTVKARPELHLTVSGASTAVLDADRALGVVAAYRAMEQAIDMARQSGVALVGVRRSTHFGAGAFYAMMALAHDMIGVAGSNGPAVMAPHGGARRAMHNMPLAAAVPALEEPPIVMDFAMSVVAMRRIARAAEAGESIPPGWGIDPAGRLTTDPRSALEGALLPLGYKTYALGILVDVLSGVLTGAGFGALIPPEGHDTGHFLMAIHVGSFMRPEDFKRRVDQLIRQLRSVPPQDERWPVRVPGEGGARRQKERLGSGIPVPAGLYERLEALARELGLAPPA, via the coding sequence ATGGAGCAGCAACAAGGACCGACGCGGTTCCCCGGCGCTCCTCCGGAGCCCGGCGAAGGAACGGAGCGCCGGATCAGCGCCGCATCCTTGCACGAGTTTTGCCGGGCGGCGTTCGAGAAAGCCGGGCTCGACGCCCAGAGCGCGGCCATCGCCGCCTCGGTGCTGGTCAAGACGAGCCTGTGGGGGATCGACACCCACGGGGTGGCGCTGCTTCCCGGCTACGTGAAGCGCCTGCGGGACGGCACGGTCAAGGCGCGACCCGAGCTTCACCTGACGGTGAGCGGCGCCTCCACGGCCGTGCTCGATGCCGACCGGGCGCTCGGCGTGGTGGCCGCGTATCGCGCCATGGAGCAGGCCATCGACATGGCCCGCCAGTCGGGGGTCGCCCTGGTCGGGGTGCGCCGGTCCACCCACTTCGGCGCCGGCGCGTTTTACGCCATGATGGCGCTGGCCCACGACATGATCGGCGTGGCCGGGAGCAACGGGCCGGCCGTCATGGCGCCCCACGGCGGGGCGCGGCGGGCCATGCACAACATGCCTCTCGCGGCGGCCGTGCCGGCGCTCGAGGAGCCACCGATCGTGATGGACTTCGCCATGAGCGTGGTGGCCATGCGCCGCATCGCGAGAGCCGCCGAGGCAGGCGAGTCGATCCCGCCCGGGTGGGGCATCGACCCTGCCGGCCGTCTCACGACCGACCCGCGCTCGGCCCTCGAGGGGGCGCTGTTGCCCCTCGGGTACAAGACCTACGCACTGGGCATCCTGGTCGACGTGTTGTCGGGGGTCTTGACGGGGGCCGGGTTCGGCGCGCTCATCCCGCCCGAGGGCCACGACACCGGCCATTTCCTGATGGCCATCCACGTGGGGTCGTTCATGCGCCCCGAGGATTTCAAGCGGCGGGTCGATCAGCTCATCCGCCAGCTGCGCTCGGTGCCTCCCCAGGACGAGCGTTGGCCCGTGCGGGTGCCCGGAGAGGGCGGGGCCCGGCGCCAAAAGGAGCGGCTGGGCTCGGGTATCCCGGTGCCCGCCGGGCTGTACGAGCGGTTGGAAGCGCTCGCCCGGGAGCTGGGGTTGGCGCCTCCTGCATGA